The Struthio camelus isolate bStrCam1 chromosome 14, bStrCam1.hap1, whole genome shotgun sequence genome has a window encoding:
- the SELENOK gene encoding selenoprotein K, which produces MVYISNGQVLNNQSRAPWRLSSITDFFWSIADFVVLFFQSILQPDLRRRGYTSSSYTGYDDGRGPPGYPRRRMGRINHWGGGPSPPPMAGGGUGR; this is translated from the exons ATGGTTTATATTTCGAACG GACAAGTTTTGAATAACCAGAGTCGGGCTCCTTGGCGTTTGTCATCTATAACAGATTTCTTCTGGTCAATAGCAGATTTTGTGGTTCTTTT tttccagaGCATTCTTCAACCAGATTTGAGAAGGAGAGGCTACACATCTTCCTCCTATACAGGATATGATGATGGAAGAGG accTCCAGGATATCCTCGTCGTAGGATGGGTCGAATAAATCACTGGGGTGGAGGTCCCAGTCCACCACCAATGGCTGGAGGTGGATGAGGAAG GTAA